In one Niallia taxi genomic region, the following are encoded:
- a CDS encoding S8 family peptidase, which translates to MTNEVPTGIQQIQAPALWGKSKGKGMKIAILDTGCDTTHPDLQERIIGGYNFTDDDNSNPDIYTDYNGHGTHVAGTIAAVENANGVVGAAPESSLLIVKVLNGQGSGQYDWIANGIHYAIEQNVDIISMSLGGPDDVQALHDAVKRAVDNQILVVCAAGNEGDGRDTTEELGYPAAYNEVISVGSVDFTRSSSEFSNSNREVDLAAPGENILSTYLNGQYARLSGTSMAAPHVTGGLALIKAIAVQEFDRQLTEPELYAQLIKRTVPLGFSPKLEGNGLLYLTAPEKLAEAIQSTVTEMLSV; encoded by the coding sequence ATGACAAATGAGGTGCCAACAGGAATACAGCAAATTCAAGCACCTGCATTATGGGGAAAATCGAAAGGAAAAGGAATGAAGATTGCAATCCTTGATACAGGCTGTGATACGACACATCCTGATTTGCAGGAGCGCATAATTGGCGGCTATAACTTTACAGATGATGATAACTCGAATCCAGATATTTATACAGATTATAACGGACATGGCACACATGTGGCAGGAACGATTGCAGCTGTTGAAAATGCTAATGGAGTTGTAGGTGCAGCACCAGAAAGCTCCCTTCTTATCGTGAAGGTCCTTAACGGACAAGGCTCAGGGCAGTATGATTGGATTGCCAACGGAATTCATTATGCTATCGAACAGAATGTTGATATTATCTCGATGAGCTTAGGCGGACCAGATGATGTCCAAGCCCTTCATGATGCAGTCAAAAGAGCAGTCGATAACCAAATCCTTGTTGTTTGTGCAGCGGGAAATGAAGGGGATGGACGTGACACAACAGAAGAGCTTGGCTATCCGGCAGCTTATAATGAGGTAATCAGTGTCGGTTCCGTTGATTTCACACGAAGCTCTTCGGAATTTTCAAATTCCAACAGGGAAGTAGACCTTGCAGCTCCAGGAGAAAATATACTGTCCACCTATTTGAATGGTCAATATGCGAGACTTAGCGGCACATCCATGGCTGCACCGCATGTCACAGGCGGACTGGCCTTAATCAAGGCAATTGCAGTTCAGGAGTTTGATAGACAGCTAACAGAACCAGAGCTGTATGCACAGCTGATTAAACGGACTGTTCCTCTTGGCTTCTCTCCAAAACTGGAAGGAAACGGACTGTTATATTTAACGGCACCAGAGAAGCTGGCAGAAGCAATCCAGTCGACAGTCACAGAAATGCTGTCTGTTTAA
- a CDS encoding TRM11 family SAM-dependent methyltransferase translates to MKIKGYLYTISFHEDETDLCELEMRSLFPEDSISPTGFIESKLELEQSRSPFMKGRVDILAESESYHKLLSVISEIGLKEASYKVVFIKGNGSIPFPDRKRMEREAGAYIEGAVDLQNPEQTFAVMFANGRWLFGYYHKSKSVWLEHQNKPNQYSTALSTRLARAVANIAVPHPAGIKAIDPCCGIGTVLIEALSMGINIVGSDINPLVTGKARENIAHFHLKGEVLLQDIKAVMGAFDVAVIDMPYNLCSVLPYEEKLEMLKSARRFAKKAVIVSIEEVDEAIQQAGFAIVDRCTANKGSFKRHVLVCK, encoded by the coding sequence TTGAAAATCAAAGGTTATCTTTATACCATATCTTTTCATGAGGATGAAACAGACTTATGCGAGCTTGAGATGCGCTCCCTTTTTCCAGAGGACAGTATCTCTCCCACAGGTTTCATCGAAAGCAAGCTTGAGCTTGAGCAAAGCAGAAGTCCATTTATGAAAGGAAGGGTGGACATACTTGCAGAAAGCGAAAGCTATCACAAACTGTTGTCCGTAATTAGTGAAATTGGTTTAAAAGAAGCTTCCTATAAAGTCGTTTTTATAAAAGGAAACGGAAGTATTCCATTTCCGGACAGAAAACGGATGGAGAGAGAAGCTGGGGCATATATAGAGGGAGCTGTTGATTTACAAAACCCGGAACAGACCTTTGCAGTTATGTTTGCGAATGGCCGCTGGCTATTTGGTTACTACCATAAAAGTAAATCAGTTTGGCTCGAGCACCAAAACAAGCCTAATCAATATTCCACTGCATTAAGCACAAGGCTAGCAAGAGCTGTTGCCAATATTGCCGTGCCCCATCCAGCAGGTATTAAGGCAATTGATCCTTGCTGTGGAATCGGCACTGTTTTAATAGAAGCATTGTCAATGGGTATAAATATTGTCGGCAGTGATATCAATCCGCTTGTAACAGGCAAAGCGCGAGAAAATATTGCCCATTTCCATTTAAAAGGAGAGGTACTATTACAGGATATTAAAGCTGTGATGGGTGCATTTGATGTAGCCGTTATTGATATGCCTTACAATCTTTGTTCTGTACTTCCGTATGAAGAAAAGCTTGAAATGCTTAAAAGCGCGAGACGATTTGCTAAAAAAGCAGTCATTGTATCAATAGAAGAAGTAGATGAGGCTATCCAACAAGCTGGCTTTGCCATTGTTGACCGCTGTACAGCAAACAAAGGCAGCTTTAAAAGGCATGTTTTAGTTTGTAAATAA
- a CDS encoding MFS transporter, translating into MSILTKEKNYQKLFLAGLINGIGDRFSQVASLSLLLQLADSGMSVGITLALRMLPFLLFGPFSNKIAAKWSRKNLLIFTDAARAVIAISFFFVENEADIWIIYSASFLLASGEALYAPVRKASIPAIIAPKNLKAVNSLEQVQLGFVLVIGALAGGIVSYLFGIHAAFLVNIVSFVVAGAFINRIESLENPQSNAVSPSEYKGNGLFSVLFSSSLFIMLMSADILVPLANGIENVLISVYADSTFFAGDLGVGILYSVLGTGFIISPILTKYIKSHFLYFAYFSMLMEGFILLAVSQTDSFIIIAVLFGLLTIFGGVGNALLDTVIMNELPQKHQGAYFSFSATIGNTSLSLSMFATGLLLNVLQPRILGAINGLLYIVFGVVYLMWSFLLIRLKRSQKSNLL; encoded by the coding sequence ATGTCCATTCTGACAAAAGAAAAGAACTATCAAAAGCTTTTTCTAGCTGGTCTAATTAATGGCATTGGCGATAGGTTTAGCCAAGTTGCTTCCTTGTCCCTTCTTTTACAGCTTGCTGATTCTGGCATGTCTGTAGGTATAACTCTTGCTCTTCGCATGTTGCCCTTCTTGCTGTTTGGTCCTTTTAGCAACAAAATTGCTGCTAAATGGTCCCGAAAAAATCTGCTGATTTTTACAGATGCGGCTCGGGCTGTCATAGCCATTTCGTTTTTCTTTGTTGAAAATGAAGCAGATATTTGGATTATTTATTCCGCCTCTTTTCTTTTAGCAAGTGGAGAAGCATTATATGCTCCTGTAAGAAAAGCAAGCATTCCAGCAATTATTGCTCCCAAAAACTTGAAGGCTGTGAACAGTTTAGAGCAGGTACAATTGGGCTTCGTCCTTGTTATTGGTGCATTGGCCGGAGGCATTGTTTCCTATCTATTTGGAATACATGCTGCTTTTCTAGTTAATATTGTTTCCTTTGTCGTTGCAGGTGCCTTCATTAACAGGATTGAAAGCTTGGAAAATCCGCAGAGCAATGCTGTTTCTCCTTCTGAATATAAAGGAAACGGGCTGTTTTCAGTGCTCTTCTCTTCTTCCTTATTCATCATGCTAATGAGTGCTGATATTCTTGTTCCACTTGCGAATGGCATCGAAAATGTGCTTATTAGTGTGTATGCAGACAGCACCTTTTTTGCAGGAGATTTAGGAGTAGGAATTCTTTATAGTGTGCTTGGGACGGGTTTTATCATTAGCCCGATCCTCACTAAGTATATTAAGAGCCATTTCTTGTATTTTGCCTATTTTTCCATGTTGATGGAAGGCTTCATTTTGCTGGCTGTAAGTCAAACTGATTCATTCATTATAATTGCTGTATTGTTTGGACTTCTTACTATATTTGGAGGTGTCGGCAATGCCCTGCTAGACACTGTCATAATGAACGAGCTGCCACAAAAGCATCAAGGAGCGTATTTTTCCTTTTCTGCAACGATTGGGAATACAAGCTTGAGCTTGTCCATGTTTGCCACAGGGCTGCTTTTGAATGTACTACAGCCGCGCATATTAGGAGCCATAAATGGACTATTATATATTGTCTTTGGAGTAGTGTATCTAATGTGGAGTTTTTTGCTCATTCGACTGAAAAGATCGCAAAAAAGCAATTTACTATAG
- a CDS encoding methyl-accepting chemotaxis protein: MGKHKGIKKIKMTIKRKLLLTFLLLVIIPALTIGTVSYLSANKAISNQITYAAEASVDLLNEYIDSTVAPKVKDTEFFAENISIDENSVKQNSDLRKRLDEYASLHPEAASIYVGTPDGDMIQYPVKKLPDGYDPRERDWYKNADAATDTFISDAYLSASGEMVVTISKKLTDGTGIIGINLKVDSIKDVAKKVTIGQEGYSFILGREKQYVYHPTKKSGTEAKDSFMAELYESNQGHLNYEFDGELKSMTFTTNKLTGWKIAGAMFKSEVDTASAPIVKTSLIIQILAILVGIIVAVLVTRSIIRPIHKLKDSAIIISKGNLSEPIEVTSNDEVGELGNAFSEMKESLRGLISQVDTNTEQVAAAAEELSAASEETKTATVHVASSIQQIASGAEVQTIGIEKTAKAIEKVGQGISAIHENFEIVNKEARLTANHATEGGESVRKTVDQMNTIFGHVNESDKMIKSLNDRSKEINEISNVISGIAEQTNLLALNAAIEAARAGEQGKGFAVVAEEVRKLAEQSQTSAKQITGLIKDIQTSTEQTVNKMKQAADSVQTGIDVSQEAIVKFQAIIEGIKTMAPKMEEVSQIVKGVTGEMQSVTSTSFELANIAKENTAASESVAASTEEQIAVLEEVTASAKSLSSMSEELQELIRKFTI, encoded by the coding sequence ATGGGGAAACATAAAGGGATAAAGAAAATAAAAATGACAATCAAAAGGAAGCTGCTTTTAACCTTTTTGCTGTTGGTGATTATACCAGCACTAACGATAGGTACGGTTTCTTATTTAAGTGCAAATAAGGCGATTTCAAACCAAATAACGTATGCCGCAGAAGCAAGTGTAGATTTGCTGAACGAGTATATAGATAGTACGGTAGCCCCAAAGGTAAAGGACACGGAGTTTTTTGCTGAAAATATTTCGATTGATGAAAACAGTGTAAAGCAAAACTCCGATTTAAGAAAGCGTCTTGACGAGTATGCATCGCTTCATCCAGAAGCAGCCAGCATTTATGTTGGTACACCTGATGGAGACATGATTCAGTATCCTGTTAAAAAGCTTCCTGACGGTTATGATCCACGGGAAAGAGACTGGTATAAAAACGCAGATGCTGCGACAGATACTTTTATATCTGATGCCTATTTATCAGCATCAGGGGAAATGGTTGTTACTATTTCGAAGAAGCTTACAGATGGAACTGGCATTATTGGAATTAACTTAAAGGTTGATTCTATTAAAGATGTAGCAAAAAAAGTGACAATTGGACAAGAAGGCTATTCCTTTATTCTTGGCAGGGAAAAACAATATGTATACCATCCAACGAAAAAATCTGGTACAGAAGCAAAAGACAGTTTTATGGCAGAACTATATGAAAGTAATCAAGGACACTTGAACTATGAGTTCGATGGTGAACTGAAAAGCATGACTTTCACTACAAACAAATTGACTGGCTGGAAAATTGCAGGAGCAATGTTTAAAAGCGAAGTAGATACTGCATCAGCACCTATTGTGAAAACATCGTTAATCATTCAAATTCTGGCAATATTAGTTGGCATTATAGTTGCAGTCCTTGTTACACGCTCTATTATCCGTCCAATTCACAAACTGAAGGACAGTGCCATTATTATCAGTAAAGGAAACTTATCAGAACCGATAGAAGTAACCTCAAATGACGAGGTTGGCGAGCTTGGAAATGCCTTCTCTGAAATGAAGGAGTCGTTGCGTGGGCTTATTTCACAGGTAGACACAAATACAGAACAAGTTGCAGCAGCAGCTGAAGAGCTGTCCGCAGCATCTGAAGAAACAAAAACAGCAACTGTCCATGTTGCATCATCTATTCAGCAAATCGCAAGTGGTGCAGAGGTGCAGACAATAGGTATTGAAAAGACAGCTAAAGCCATCGAAAAAGTAGGTCAAGGTATCAGCGCTATCCATGAAAACTTTGAAATAGTCAATAAGGAAGCTAGACTGACAGCGAACCATGCAACAGAAGGTGGAGAGTCAGTTAGGAAAACAGTTGATCAAATGAACACGATCTTTGGACATGTTAATGAATCAGATAAAATGATTAAGTCATTAAACGACCGTTCAAAAGAAATTAATGAAATTAGTAATGTAATCAGTGGCATCGCTGAGCAAACAAACCTGTTAGCACTTAATGCCGCAATTGAGGCAGCAAGAGCAGGGGAGCAAGGCAAAGGATTTGCTGTTGTGGCAGAGGAAGTAAGAAAGCTTGCTGAACAGTCGCAAACATCTGCTAAACAAATTACTGGCTTGATAAAGGATATCCAGACAAGTACAGAACAGACTGTCAATAAAATGAAACAGGCAGCAGATAGTGTTCAGACAGGAATAGACGTATCTCAAGAAGCGATTGTTAAATTCCAAGCAATCATTGAAGGAATTAAAACAATGGCACCAAAAATGGAAGAAGTTTCGCAAATTGTTAAGGGTGTTACAGGAGAAATGCAGTCAGTAACTTCCACTTCCTTTGAATTGGCAAATATTGCGAAAGAAAACACCGCTGCATCTGAAAGTGTTGCAGCAAGTACAGAAGAGCAAATTGCAGTTCTTGAGGAAGTTACTGCATCAGCAAAATCACTTTCAAGCATGTCAGAAGAGCTGCAGGAACTAATTCGTAAATTCACTATCTAA
- a CDS encoding MFS transporter yields the protein MNQAIINEASQKRNYPFITFILFWCGLTLLTSMYITIPLTSVFSEEFQITLDQTSWIGSSFSLCYALGCLLYGPISDKYGRKVLMVTSISVLTVVTFMIGFVHSYHALVFLRAVQGLVAAAFAPISLVYAGEMFPPNKRVTAVGFISTGLLMAGIIGQIFSGLINQLLGWNAIFFILGVVYLFSAVLVIIALPKEDLPKSNEHIWSKFKQIKLLFHQPQLLLCFAVTFMLLFTLVGMYTILGSYLSLPKFGLTSDQILYVRAVGIIGMIVAFFVGSISKRFGALTVMRAGLFLSVVGLFLLGFSTSLIAVVILSVIFVAGIAVVSPVIISLISQKGGNARGTAISFNAFVLFLGASAGPIVAVQLLKTGMLTLSFIILSVCLLIGLGVSFFLRSAASAQGR from the coding sequence TTGAATCAAGCAATTATTAATGAAGCAAGTCAAAAACGGAATTATCCCTTTATAACGTTTATTCTTTTCTGGTGTGGACTCACCCTCTTGACGAGCATGTATATCACCATTCCCCTAACCTCTGTCTTCTCAGAAGAATTTCAGATTACTTTGGACCAAACATCGTGGATAGGCAGTTCGTTTTCATTATGCTATGCACTTGGCTGCTTGCTTTACGGACCTATTTCCGATAAATACGGGCGAAAAGTACTAATGGTTACTAGTATCAGCGTCTTAACTGTGGTGACATTTATGATTGGGTTTGTTCATTCCTATCATGCTCTCGTATTTTTGAGAGCGGTACAAGGGCTAGTGGCTGCTGCTTTTGCGCCAATTTCTCTTGTGTATGCAGGTGAAATGTTTCCGCCAAATAAAAGGGTAACAGCAGTTGGTTTTATCAGCACAGGACTTCTTATGGCCGGCATTATCGGCCAGATTTTCAGTGGGCTTATAAATCAGCTACTCGGCTGGAATGCCATCTTTTTCATTTTAGGAGTTGTCTATTTATTCTCAGCGGTCCTTGTTATTATCGCTTTGCCGAAAGAGGATTTGCCAAAATCAAATGAGCATATTTGGAGTAAATTCAAGCAAATTAAACTATTGTTTCATCAACCGCAGCTGCTTCTTTGCTTTGCTGTCACATTTATGCTGCTGTTCACATTAGTCGGAATGTATACCATTTTGGGGAGCTATTTATCTTTACCGAAATTTGGATTAACAAGTGATCAAATTCTGTATGTTCGTGCAGTTGGGATTATCGGGATGATTGTTGCTTTTTTTGTTGGTTCTATCTCGAAACGATTCGGGGCATTAACAGTGATGCGGGCTGGTCTTTTTCTATCTGTTGTCGGATTATTCCTGTTAGGCTTCAGTACCTCTCTAATAGCTGTGGTTATCTTAAGTGTCATTTTTGTAGCAGGGATTGCGGTTGTTTCCCCTGTAATCATCTCGCTCATCAGTCAAAAGGGTGGGAATGCTAGAGGTACGGCGATTTCCTTCAATGCTTTCGTCCTGTTTCTTGGGGCAAGTGCAGGTCCAATCGTAGCGGTACAGCTGCTAAAAACAGGAATGCTGACATTGTCGTTCATTATTTTAAGTGTTTGTCTGTTGATCGGTCTTGGAGTATCGTTCTTCCTTCGTTCTGCTGCATCAGCACAGGGTAGATAA
- a CDS encoding asparaginase: MEKPILVYRGSQIESTHCVHIAVVNREGELLYSYGDPYRMTFPRSSMKPFQAVPLVETGAADHFAFDAGALALSCASHSGENYHRNTVLNILDKLHLQEDALQCGTHTPWNMESYKKLLRAGKDVTPVYSNCSGKHSGMLTTAVHMQEEISSYREVHHPVQQRILTAIAEICSFPKENIQLSVDGCGVPVHQIPLVNAALGYARLAKPDNQVNEQRSAILARIRDAMITHPEMVGGTNRFDTDLMKAFGSQIVSKAGAEAVQCLGLTEHGIGIAIKVEDGGTRAVSVATIEVLKQLGVGNDQIYQQLSKYAEAPVYNARKEKIGAVKANFLLTKRSDENK, encoded by the coding sequence ATGGAAAAACCGATTTTAGTTTATAGGGGAAGCCAAATAGAAAGCACGCATTGTGTCCATATTGCCGTTGTCAATAGAGAAGGGGAATTGCTGTATTCGTATGGAGATCCTTACAGGATGACATTCCCGCGTTCGTCCATGAAGCCATTTCAGGCTGTTCCGTTAGTGGAAACAGGTGCAGCAGACCACTTTGCTTTTGATGCAGGTGCACTTGCACTTAGCTGTGCTTCACACAGTGGAGAGAATTATCATCGAAATACGGTTTTGAATATATTGGACAAGCTCCATTTACAGGAAGATGCACTCCAATGCGGCACACATACACCTTGGAATATGGAAAGCTATAAAAAACTGTTAAGGGCAGGCAAGGATGTAACACCTGTATACAGCAATTGTTCTGGAAAGCATTCGGGCATGCTGACAACAGCTGTTCATATGCAGGAGGAAATCAGCTCCTATCGTGAAGTTCATCATCCTGTGCAGCAACGAATACTAACAGCTATTGCGGAGATATGCTCGTTTCCAAAGGAGAATATTCAATTAAGTGTCGATGGCTGCGGTGTACCTGTTCATCAAATTCCATTAGTAAATGCTGCACTTGGATATGCACGGCTTGCTAAGCCAGATAATCAAGTGAATGAGCAAAGGTCTGCAATACTTGCAAGAATACGGGATGCTATGATTACACATCCAGAAATGGTTGGCGGGACAAACAGATTTGATACAGATTTAATGAAGGCATTTGGATCACAGATTGTCTCGAAAGCAGGAGCAGAAGCCGTTCAATGCCTCGGTTTGACAGAGCATGGGATTGGAATTGCCATTAAGGTCGAGGATGGAGGCACAAGAGCAGTTAGTGTCGCCACAATCGAGGTGCTCAAACAGCTAGGCGTTGGAAACGACCAAATTTATCAACAGCTTTCTAAATATGCAGAAGCGCCTGTATATAATGCAAGAAAGGAAAAGATTGGCGCAGTAAAAGCCAATTTTTTGCTTACAAAACGGTCAGATGAAAATAAGTAA
- a CDS encoding histidine kinase N-terminal 7TM domain-containing diguanylate cyclase, translating to MMSQELFLFAFIDICGGLLSALLCIYAYYRIRNAPGGIFYILGTFCCMLFTFFYVFELTSTTLEHMKIWLRLEYLALPFIPVFTLFMCMEYVGVKWSRRLYYFFFGLPSLTILIHYTNDFHHFYYKSMGVDTSGDFPTLSLEGGPWFYVHSFFLYACVLGSIILLLAQLRKGKARRFKWQIATMTAGLFVPVLGSVFYLTGLSPNGIDLGPISMSVSFIFHGAAIISLQMFSVAPIAREKVFDSMEEGVLVLNQNNVIVDFNPVMQTMVPAITSRSIGKPVKEMLKENESLLDIVVKGEKQDYKQETLHYQIKFTPVLHRKKHLGQIITFVDVTERILMQEQLKAIASMDGLTNVYTRSFFLQKTDELFDMDKVAIIMFDIDHFKRVNDTFGHKAGDIVLKQVVQFAKQHIRKADFIGRYGGEEFIICLPNTSQSDAVQVAEAIRHEVEKNTVKVDEAAINVTASLGVTSAVIDNDENEQLIASLMDEADIALYEAKNDGRNCVRSFEKSAGILTT from the coding sequence ATGATGTCACAAGAATTATTCCTGTTTGCTTTTATTGATATATGTGGCGGACTGTTAAGTGCACTATTATGTATTTACGCTTATTACCGCATACGCAATGCTCCAGGAGGAATTTTCTATATTTTAGGAACCTTCTGCTGTATGCTCTTTACCTTTTTTTATGTGTTTGAGCTGACAAGCACAACACTAGAGCATATGAAAATATGGCTGCGCCTTGAATATCTTGCATTGCCATTTATTCCGGTTTTTACATTATTCATGTGCATGGAATACGTGGGTGTTAAGTGGAGTCGCCGTTTGTACTACTTTTTTTTCGGCCTTCCGTCATTGACGATATTGATTCACTATACAAATGATTTTCATCATTTCTATTATAAATCAATGGGTGTAGACACATCTGGGGATTTTCCTACCTTAAGTCTTGAAGGCGGTCCATGGTTTTATGTTCATTCCTTTTTCTTATATGCATGTGTTTTAGGCAGCATTATTTTGCTTTTGGCACAGCTTCGAAAGGGGAAAGCAAGGCGCTTTAAATGGCAGATTGCGACAATGACAGCAGGTCTTTTTGTACCTGTACTTGGCAGTGTTTTTTATTTGACAGGATTAAGTCCTAACGGCATTGATTTAGGGCCAATATCAATGAGTGTTTCCTTTATTTTTCATGGGGCGGCGATAATATCGTTACAAATGTTCAGTGTTGCCCCAATTGCTAGAGAAAAAGTATTCGACAGCATGGAAGAAGGGGTTTTGGTATTAAATCAGAACAATGTTATTGTCGATTTCAATCCAGTCATGCAAACAATGGTTCCAGCAATCACCAGCCGTTCAATCGGCAAACCTGTAAAGGAAATGCTTAAGGAAAACGAGTCGCTTTTGGATATTGTTGTAAAAGGAGAAAAACAAGATTATAAGCAGGAGACACTTCATTATCAAATCAAGTTTACCCCCGTTTTGCATAGGAAAAAGCATCTCGGCCAAATCATTACATTTGTGGATGTTACCGAAAGAATATTAATGCAGGAACAGTTAAAAGCTATCGCCAGTATGGATGGTTTAACGAATGTATATACCCGTAGCTTTTTTCTGCAGAAAACAGACGAGCTGTTTGATATGGATAAAGTGGCAATTATAATGTTTGATATCGATCATTTTAAGAGAGTGAATGATACTTTTGGTCATAAAGCAGGAGATATTGTCTTAAAACAAGTAGTCCAATTTGCCAAACAGCATATTAGAAAAGCTGATTTTATTGGCAGATACGGTGGTGAGGAGTTTATTATTTGCCTGCCTAATACCTCTCAATCAGATGCTGTTCAAGTTGCAGAAGCAATTCGTCACGAGGTTGAGAAAAACACTGTAAAGGTAGACGAAGCAGCAATTAATGTTACTGCAAGCTTAGGAGTTACAAGTGCCGTTATTGATAACGACGAAAATGAGCAGCTTATCGCTTCACTTATGGATGAAGCTGATATAGCATTGTACGAAGCGAAGAATGATGGTAGAAACTGCGTACGCAGCTTTGAAAAATCTGCCGGTATACTGACAACATGA